The DNA sequence CGAGTTCACGCGCAGCACCACGGCCTTCACGTTGTCGTCGAGGCGGGCCTTGCGGATGGCTTCGGCGAAGCGGGTGCTGCCGATGTTGTCGTTGCCGCCCTTGCCGGTCACGATGTCGCCGTCGGCGTAAATCACGGCAATGCGGTTGCCGCTGGTGCTGCCTTCGTCGTCCTTGTCGTCGGCGTCCTGGTAGTCGCCGAGGCTGATGAGGCTGAGCTTTTTCTTCTGCTCCAGCCCGATTTTACCCTTCATGTAGTCCAGGGCCTGGTCGTAGTAGCCCAGGTTGGTCACCAGCCCGAGGCGCTTGGCGTCGTCGGCGTTGTGCACCAGCATGGAGTCAGAAATCAGCTTGAGGCGCGAAGTTTCGATGCCGCGGGCCTTGGCCACGTTCTGCAGCATGAAGTCGTTGATGGAGTTCAGGAACGAGGACGTCTGCAACCGGGCCGAATCCGACATGGAGTCGCGGAAGAACGGCTCCACGGCGCTCTTGAACGAGCCCACCCGGAAGATGTAGGGCTCGATGCCGGCCTTGGCGAACAGGTTTTTGTAGTAGTAAGTCTCCGAGCTCAGGCCGTTGAATTCGAGCGTGCCCTGGGGGTTGAGGTAGAGCTTATCGGCCACCGAGGTCAGGTAGTAGCTTTTCTCGGAGGCAATGTCGTTGTAGGCCACGATGAACTTGCCCGACTTCTTGAAGTCCAGCAGCTCGTTGCGGATTTCCTCCAGCGAGGCCATGCCGGCCTGCACCAGCTCCACGTTCAGGAAAATACCCTTGATGTCGTCGTCCTTTTTGGCCCGCCGGATGGCCAGCTTGAGCTGCTCCAGCCCGATGTTATCGGCCTGGGAGCTAAACAAAGCGGCAAACGACTCCCGGCTTTCGCGCTCGGCCACCGGGCGGTCCAGCTTCAGCTCCAGCACCGAGTCCTGGGCCACCGTCACGGAGCCCTCGCCGCTGACGGCCGAGAAGATCAGGCCCAGGCCGATGAGAAAGGCCACCAGCCCAAACAGCGCCAGCCCGGTAAGCGTGGCCAGCACGTACTTCAAAAATTGTCTCATGGAAAAAGAAAGGAATAGCGGGTTGGTTAGTAGGCAAATGTAGAAGCCTTTCGGCACTCCTGCATAGAGACGCGAAAGTCCGGAAGCGTTGCTTCTACAGTAGGCTGACGAAAGTAGTCGGCGGATACTTTTGGGCCGCTTGGTAACATGCGGGTAGAAGAACGTCATTCCGAGCGGAGCCGAGGAATCTCGCGTGCAATGGTAATATGTCATGCTGAGCGGAGTCGAAGCATCTTTACCGCTTCGTTGCAATTCCAATCAGTCACCATTGCGGTAGAGATGCTTCAACTCCGCTCAGCATGACGTTCTTTCCCAACACCGTCAGCACGCGAGATTCCTCGGCTCCGCTCGGAATGACGTTCTTTATAATTCGTTCTAATACCCGTACTTCTCGCCCCACCACTGGCGCAGGCGCTCCTGCATCTTGTGCTCGGCGGGGTTGTGGCCGGGCTGGTAGAACACCCGGCCGCTGAGGCCGGCGGGCATGAACTCCTGGTAGGCGAAGTTGCCCGCGTAGTCGTGGGAGTACTGGTACTGGTCGCCGTAGCCCAGCTCCTTCATCAGCTTGGTGGGGGCGTTGCGCAGCGGGATGGGCACGGCCTGCACGCCCTGCTGCCGCACCAGGGCCCGGGCTTCGCGAATGGCCTTGTAGCTGGCGTTGCTCTTGGGCGAGGTGGCCAGATACACCACCGTCTGCCCCAGGATGATGTCGGACTCGGGCATGCCGATGACCGTGACGGCCTGGAAGCAGCTCTGGGCCAGCATCAGGGCGTTGGGGTTGGCGTTGCCCACGTCTTCGGAGGCCAGAATCAGCAGGCGGCGGGCAATGAACTTGGCATCCTCGCCGCCTTCCAGCATCACGGCCAGCCAGTAGAGGGCCGCGTTGGGGTCGGAGCCGCGGATGCTCTTGATAAAGGCCGAAATAACGTCGTAGTGCATTTCGCCGCCCTTGTCGTAGCGGGCCAGGTTCTGCTGGGCCAGCTGCTGCACTACCGCGTCGGTAATGACGATTTCGCCGGTTTTGGCATCGGGCCGGCTCGACTCCACCACGATTTCGAGCAGGTTGAGCAGCTTGCGCGCGTCGCCGCCCGAAATCATGAGCAGGGCTCCGTACTCGGCCACCCGCACCTTCTTCTGCTTGAGAATCTCGTCTTCGGCCAGGGCCTTATCCACCAGCTCGGTCAGCACGTCCTTGCTCAAAGGCTCCAGCACGTAGACCTGGGCCCGGCTGAGCACGGCCGGAATCACCTCGAACGACGGATTCTCGGTCGTGGCCCCGATGAGCGTGACGATGCCCTGCTCCACGGCGCCCAGCAAGGCATCCTGCTGCGACTTGCTGAAGCGGTGAATCTCGTCGATAAACAGCACCGTGCCGCGCTGCCGCCGGGCTTTCTCGATGACGTCGCGCACGTCTTTCACCCCGGCATTTACGGCGCTGAGGGCGGCAAAGGGCTGGCCCAGGGCCTCGGCCAGCAGGTGGGCCAGGGTGGTTTTGCCCACGCCGGGCGGACCCCACAAAATCAGGGAGGGCAGGCGCTTGGCCGTGAGGTAGCGCCGCAGCACGCCCTCAGGGCCCACCAGGTGCTGCTGCCCGGCGTACTCGTCGAGGGTGCGGGGGCGGCGGCGCTCGGCCAGCGGGGCATTGGCCGCCACGGGTGGGCGCACGGGGGCCGCGGAGGAAGGTTCGGAATCGAAGAGGGAGCCGGTAGCCATAGAAAAGGAATAAGCCCTAAAGGTACGGCGGCCGGCGGCGGCATGGTTACCCACGGGCCGCCGGGCGAAAACTACCGGTCGGCGGCGCGGTTGTTGGGCTTCCGAACCGCCGACCCCGGCGTACCTTTGCCGACAATGAAAAATTCTCTCCGCGTGCACGCGGCTTTATTCGTGGTGGCCGTCATCTACGCGGCCAACTATAGCTTGTCGAAAGATGTGATGCCGCACTACATGGGCCCCTTCGGCATCGTGACGCTGCGCATTCTGGGAGCGGCCCTGTTCTTTGCCCTCGTCAGCCGCCTAATAGCGCCCCACGACCGGATACAGGGCCGCGCCGACACCGTGCGGTCCATTCTGTGCGGCATTATCGGCATTGGGGGCAACCAGCTGCTGTTTTTCTCGGGCCTGAACTTCACCTCGCCCATCAACGCCTCCCTGCTGCAAACCATTGCCCCGATTGTGGTGGTCGTTGCCTCGGCCATTCTGCTCAGCGAGAAGATAACCCTGCTGCGGGTGCTGGGCATCGTGCTGGGCGGTATCGGGGCGGCCACGGTTATTCTGAGCCGGGAGGCGGGCACTGTCGTGTACCCCAACGCCACGCTGGGCAACCTGTTCATTCTGCTCAACGCCACGGCCTTTGGCGTGTACCTGGTTATCGTGACGCCCCTGATGCGCAAGTACCACCCGTTCACGGTGCTGGCCCGCATTTTCCTGGTGGGCGCTTTCGTGGCCGTGCCCTTCGGCTGGCGCGGCGTGCTTTCGGCCGACTACGGCAGCTTCCCGCTTTACATCTGGGCCGAAATCGTGTACATGATTGTCTGCCTGACCATTCTGGCGTATTTGCTCAACAACTGGGCCCTGAAGTACGCCTCCCCCGCCCTGCTGGGCGTGTACATCTACCTGCAGCCCATTCTGGCCGTGCTCATTGCCGTGGCCCTGGGCAAAGACCACTTCACCCCCGCCCGCGCCCTGCAGGCAGCGTTGATTTTCGGAGGTGTATTCCTGGTGAGCCGCAAGCCGAAAAACACGGCAGCACCAGCCCCGGACGACGCCATTCCGCTGGAGCCGGTGCAGGATTAGAGCGGTAGGGTGCGAAACTCGTCTTACTAAGTAAGAACGTCATTCCGAGCCGGCGAGGAATCTCGCGTGCTTGACGTTGCCAGAGTAATTATCTTATTTGGTTTCCTTATAGTGGCAAAAAGCAAGAACTCATCCCGCTTCCTTGGCAGAAAGTTGAGCTCAGCACCCAATCACCCTAACTCAACTACCTATGGCGGCTTACGAGTTAAAGCATTTCGATCGTGAGGATATCGAGGCTGTACTGGCCCAGGCAGAGCGGTCCTTCAACATCCGGTTCGTGAGCAATGAGCTGACTCACCTGAGCACCTTTGGTGAGCTATGCGACTATATCACCACCAAGATTCCGCTCGACCACAGCGGCAACTGTACCAGCCAACAAGCTTTCTACAAGCTACGCCAGGCGCTAGCCAATACGCTCCCCACTGCGACTAGCGTTATTGCGCCCTCTACACTTCTTACGGACCTGCTGCCCCCAAAGGGCCGCCGACAGACAGTACAGCAAATTGAACGCAGCCTGGGTTTCCAAATCAACTTGTTGAGTCCTCCGGTTTGGCTGTTAGCTATTTTATTCTTTAGCGCCTTGGCTTCCTTAGTAAGCCTTCCTTTCAGTGGGCAGGTGGGTTTGGCGGGATTTATCTTGTCCGCGCTTGGCTTCCGGCTGGCGTATCGGTTTGCCAGCAACACGCTCCAGTTGCAAACCGTAGCGCAAGTGGCCGAACAAATGACGCGGGAGCATTACCTGCATTCCAGACGAAACCCGAGCACCTTCAACCGAGCGGAGGTAACCAAGGTGCTCACCGATTTATTTGCCACCGAGCTAGAGTTGGACAAAGCTCTTCTAACCCGGGAAACGCGGTTTGTGTAAAAAAAAAGGCCCGCTGCAGTACTGCAGCGGGCCTTTTTAACATCTAAACTCCAAAAACCTTACAGGTGAATCACCTCGCCGTAAGCGGCGGCGGCGGCTTCCATCACGGCTTCGCTCATCGTGGGATGCGGGTGCACGGCCTTAATGATTTCGTGGCCGGTGGTTTCGAGCTTGCGGGCGACGACCACCTCGGCAATCATTTCCGTGACGTTGGCCCCAATCATGTGGGCACCGAGCCACTCGCCGTACTTCTTGTCGAAGATAACCTTCACGAAGCCGTCCTTGGCACCGGCGGCCGAAGCCTTGCCCGAGGCCGAGAAGGGGAACTTGCCCACCAGCACGTCGAAGCCTTTGTCGCGGGCCTCTTTCTCGGTGAGGCCGACGCTGGCAATTTCGGGCTGGGCGTAGGTGCAGCCGGGAATGTTCTGGTAGTTGAGCGGCTCGGGGTGGTGGCCGGTAATCTGCTCGACGCAGATGATGCCCTCGGCCGAGGCTACGTGGGCCAGCGCGGGGCCGGGCACGATGTCGCCGATGGCGTAGATGCCGGGCACGCTGGTCTGGTAGTAGTCGTCCACGATGACGCGGCCTTTCTCCACCTTGATGCCCAGCTCTTCCAGACCCAGGTTTTCGAGGTTGGTCACCACGCCGGCGGCGCTGAGCACGATGTCGCAGGCAATCTGCTGGTCGCCCTTGGCCGTTTTCACGGTGACGTTGCAGCCCGCGCCGCTGGTATCCACCTTCGTTACCTCGGCCGAAGTCATGACCTCAATGCCGATTTTCTTGAAGGATTTCTCCATCTGCCGGCTCACTTCCTCGTCTTCCACGGGCACGATGCGGGGCAGGTATTCCACCACCGTTACCTCGGTGCCCATCGTGCGGTAGAAGTAGGCAAACTCGACGCCGATGGCGCCCGAACCCACCACAACCATCTTCTTGGGCAGGGCGGGCAGGGTCATGGCCTGGCGGTAGCCGATGATTTTCTTGCCGTCAATCGGCAGGGCGGGCAGCTCGCGCGAGCGGGCCCCGGTGGCCAGAATGATGTGCTTGGCCTCCACGGTTTCCTTCGAGCCGTCTTCTTTGGTCACCTCCACCTTGCCGGGGGCCAGCAGCTTGCCCACGCCCGATACGGTTTCGATTTTATTCTTTTTGAACAGGAAGTTGATGCCCTTGCTCATGCCGTCGGCCACGCCGCGGCTGCGCTTGATGACGGCCTCGAAGTCGAAGCCCGTCTCCCCTACTTTCAGACCGTAGTCCTGGGCGTGCTGGAGGTACTCATACACCTGCGCCGTTTTGAGCAGGGCTTTGGTCGGGATGCAGCCCCAGTTGAGGCAGATACCGCCGAGCGACTCCCGCTCCACCACGCCTACTTTCAAGCCGAGCTGAGAAGCCCGAATAGCAGCTACGTAGCCTCCGGGGCCGCTGCCGATAACGACCAGGTCGTATTGCAATGCCATATTCATTTGGGTTTTATAAAGATTTGCTTTATCCTTACCAGGAAAACACCTCTTTGTGGTAACGAAAGAACCTGCCATCGGGCCTGCAACAGCTCGGGATGGTGCGGTAAAGATAAGGAGCGAATCCGTCTTCCCGCACTCGGCTTTGGGTTCGGGGCGGTAGGTTCGGGAAGTTGCCGCAGAATCGTTTTTTCGCCGTTTCCATCCCGACCTTCTTTCCACTAATACCCGATGAAACACTTTTCCGCGCTACTTTTTCTCGGCGCCCTGGCGCTGCCCGCCGCCCACGCCCAGCAGGCCCTGACGGCCACGGCCACCCCGGCCCCTACGGCTACTGCCCCGACCACCGCCCCGGCCCCCGCCAGGCGCCTGTCGAACGGCGAGTACAAAGCCCAGATCAAGGCGGCCGACGCCACGCTCAAAACCAAGCCCAAGGACGTGGACGCCCGCCTGAGCCGGGCCGCTGCTCACCTCGAGCTGAAAGATTATGAGGAAGCCGTGGCCGACTACACGGCCCTGCTGCGCACCCAGCCCGCCAACGCGGACTGGCTCTACCAGCGCGGCACGGCTTACCTGCGCGCCGAGAAGTTTCAGCCGGCCATCAACGACTTCTCCAAGATTCTGAAAGCCGACCCCAAGAACACGCCCAGCCTGCTGTACCGGGGTGTGGCCAAGATGAAGATGCTCAACTTCAAAGGAGCCATTCCGGACTTCGGGGCCATTATTGAGCAGGAGCCCGAAAATGCCGAGGCCCTGGAGTACCGGGGTGTGTGCTACTCGCACGCGGGCCAGGACGACCTAGCCATGCAGGACCTGGAAAAAGCCGCGGCGTTGAACCCCGCCGCCGCCAAAACCCTGAAGCGCTACCGCCCCAGCAAGTAGACAACCCCCGCGTTGGAAGCTACAGCGCCCTGGCCGGTTGGTCGGGGCGCTTTTTTTGGGCGAAACGGCAACCTCTCCCCGGTCTTCACGTCTACACGCTGGATGAGCCCGGCGGCGGGGGAAAGCTCCAGCTGAAGCCCGCCGCTGCCTCCTGCTTACTTTTGATTATCTGCCGCTTGCAACATGAAAAACGGGTTACTCTACTTGGTAGCGGGTGCCGCTACGGTTCTGCTTACCACCCAGTGCGCCTCCACCGCTGAAAACGACACGCCGGGTGCGCGGCGCGCGGTTTCGACCGAAACCTCGGCCCCGCGCCTGCCCACGGCCTCGGCCA is a window from the Hymenobacter aquaticus genome containing:
- the sppA gene encoding signal peptide peptidase SppA, which gives rise to MRQFLKYVLATLTGLALFGLVAFLIGLGLIFSAVSGEGSVTVAQDSVLELKLDRPVAERESRESFAALFSSQADNIGLEQLKLAIRRAKKDDDIKGIFLNVELVQAGMASLEEIRNELLDFKKSGKFIVAYNDIASEKSYYLTSVADKLYLNPQGTLEFNGLSSETYYYKNLFAKAGIEPYIFRVGSFKSAVEPFFRDSMSDSARLQTSSFLNSINDFMLQNVAKARGIETSRLKLISDSMLVHNADDAKRLGLVTNLGYYDQALDYMKGKIGLEQKKKLSLISLGDYQDADDKDDEGSTSGNRIAVIYADGDIVTGKGGNDNIGSTRFAEAIRKARLDDNVKAVVLRVNSPGGSSLASDIIYREVILTKKVKPIVCSMSDVAASGGYFIAMACDTIVAHPNTITGSIGVFGVLPNIQPLLRDKLGITTDRVTTGKFSDLPTITRPLTAFEQQQLQQEVNRIYADFTTKAAQGRHMPVERLRRLASGRVWSGTEAKARGLVDVLGSFEDAMRIAARRANLKENDYRIQRLPRQKNMVETMFSTTSEEIRLKLVQQEMGPLYPMYEQYKKLSTMTGVQARLPFELNIQ
- a CDS encoding replication-associated recombination protein A, coding for MATGSLFDSEPSSAAPVRPPVAANAPLAERRRPRTLDEYAGQQHLVGPEGVLRRYLTAKRLPSLILWGPPGVGKTTLAHLLAEALGQPFAALSAVNAGVKDVRDVIEKARRQRGTVLFIDEIHRFSKSQQDALLGAVEQGIVTLIGATTENPSFEVIPAVLSRAQVYVLEPLSKDVLTELVDKALAEDEILKQKKVRVAEYGALLMISGGDARKLLNLLEIVVESSRPDAKTGEIVITDAVVQQLAQQNLARYDKGGEMHYDVISAFIKSIRGSDPNAALYWLAVMLEGGEDAKFIARRLLILASEDVGNANPNALMLAQSCFQAVTVIGMPESDIILGQTVVYLATSPKSNASYKAIREARALVRQQGVQAVPIPLRNAPTKLMKELGYGDQYQYSHDYAGNFAYQEFMPAGLSGRVFYQPGHNPAEHKMQERLRQWWGEKYGY
- a CDS encoding DMT family transporter → MKNSLRVHAALFVVAVIYAANYSLSKDVMPHYMGPFGIVTLRILGAALFFALVSRLIAPHDRIQGRADTVRSILCGIIGIGGNQLLFFSGLNFTSPINASLLQTIAPIVVVVASAILLSEKITLLRVLGIVLGGIGAATVILSREAGTVVYPNATLGNLFILLNATAFGVYLVIVTPLMRKYHPFTVLARIFLVGAFVAVPFGWRGVLSADYGSFPLYIWAEIVYMIVCLTILAYLLNNWALKYASPALLGVYIYLQPILAVLIAVALGKDHFTPARALQAALIFGGVFLVSRKPKNTAAPAPDDAIPLEPVQD
- the lpdA gene encoding dihydrolipoyl dehydrogenase; its protein translation is MALQYDLVVIGSGPGGYVAAIRASQLGLKVGVVERESLGGICLNWGCIPTKALLKTAQVYEYLQHAQDYGLKVGETGFDFEAVIKRSRGVADGMSKGINFLFKKNKIETVSGVGKLLAPGKVEVTKEDGSKETVEAKHIILATGARSRELPALPIDGKKIIGYRQAMTLPALPKKMVVVGSGAIGVEFAYFYRTMGTEVTVVEYLPRIVPVEDEEVSRQMEKSFKKIGIEVMTSAEVTKVDTSGAGCNVTVKTAKGDQQIACDIVLSAAGVVTNLENLGLEELGIKVEKGRVIVDDYYQTSVPGIYAIGDIVPGPALAHVASAEGIICVEQITGHHPEPLNYQNIPGCTYAQPEIASVGLTEKEARDKGFDVLVGKFPFSASGKASAAGAKDGFVKVIFDKKYGEWLGAHMIGANVTEMIAEVVVARKLETTGHEIIKAVHPHPTMSEAVMEAAAAAYGEVIHL
- a CDS encoding tetratricopeptide repeat protein, whose translation is MKHFSALLFLGALALPAAHAQQALTATATPAPTATAPTTAPAPARRLSNGEYKAQIKAADATLKTKPKDVDARLSRAAAHLELKDYEEAVADYTALLRTQPANADWLYQRGTAYLRAEKFQPAINDFSKILKADPKNTPSLLYRGVAKMKMLNFKGAIPDFGAIIEQEPENAEALEYRGVCYSHAGQDDLAMQDLEKAAALNPAAAKTLKRYRPSK